One Carya illinoinensis cultivar Pawnee chromosome 5, C.illinoinensisPawnee_v1, whole genome shotgun sequence genomic window, TCTTTAGGTACTTACTGCAAGCAAGGATGATTGTCTGGTTGTTCTAACACAGTGCAGTCCTTTCACACACCCAACGGCATCGGACAATGAGGAGAAGTGAGGTTTTCGTTGCAAGCAAGTGCATGGAAGAGTGCTATTTCGTTACGTATTTTGACAACAATTTCAAGTTGTGATGTAAAATTATAGTCGGAATTTTTTTAGATAATGGTTGTCTAAACGTTGGGAGGTTGTGATGTAATTTCTTTAGTACATTGATTGATAGGGGGCGAAATGTAATGTAAAttgtttattcttttcactGACGGGGTAATGTCTTGGCATGAAGGGGGTGATGTCTTTTAGAACGAATGGGTGGTGTGATTTATGTCAACTATTATTTTGGATGTTTAAAATCTCCCATAGCTTGGAGGAATTTATATATTGAAGATATGTGGTTGTGATTAAAACAGATTGTTATATCAGGAATGTTTGAAATTAGCCCAATGAGTTATTTAGTTCAGAGATATGTGGTTGTGATTTATTTGTTATATCAGGTTGTTTCTAAACCAGGTGTTTGCCAATAATTTATTACCATGTACAGGTGAATATCTTGCATGTCCAACATCCAATAACCATCTATTTGACATACTAAAAGTTTACAATTAATTAATCCCAAAATACATtgggttatgttcaacatccaAGATTGATCCCAAGATATTGATCGATCCATATCTTACATACCAAAATGATCTCAATCTAGTACCCCTTTGAGATCTCCATTAACAACCAAAAGATTGCAACTAATTAATCCAAACTATCCTTTTATACAATCATTCTGGACTTCAATACATTTATGGTCCAAACCAaccaaaaattattacaatcggGATCACCCAATACATACACAAAGATATGCGTGCACATCTATACTGTAAGACCATGCGCATAATTTTCTCCTCTTGATTGTCAAGCACACGCTCTCTCTCAAtcagtttatcttctttttcctcaacttcatACTCGCGTAACAATACATCATCCTTCCTTTTCCGAACTGCATTATCTCTTGTGCGCTTTTGGGACTCTAAGAGCTGGAATATATCTGCCCATATGAAGAATTGGCAGTTTGCTTCTCCCTGTAGTACAAAAGGTCAATTTGACATTCATAAGTATGACATCTTAAAAAGCAATACACAAATGAGGTTAAAAATAGATTGATTACCGTGTTGTACTTGTACTTCGGACATGCGTAATATTTTCTTCCAGGATTTTTGTTAGTTTGGGATGTCTTTAATGGGGCTTTCAAGCCACACCAACAGGTTGGTGATTCGAAATCATCATCAACTACACATGATGATGCACTCGATGCCATAGGTGATGTATCTCAAACTAGTGCACACAAATGTTAAACCAGTTCATGAAAGTAAGTAGAATGACGATAACACTATGTTCATGCAGAATAATTGCCAAGAAGCATTCTAACCGGGTAGTTACATTCTATGACACACCCTTATTCAATCATAGGTTTATACTCTTAAGTACCAGTTACATTCCTAAGTAGTCAttgcaggaaaaaaaattttaacaagAAGATTGAATTTATATCAACAAATTCAAGcatccatatttatttatttttttatcaacaaattgaagaagatttgataaataggaattttttttctttcattttctttgtctGTTTTGCTTCGATTACTATCCTTTTTTCAAgctccatatcaatttatatgatATGGAGCTTCGGGTTCCTCTTCCTCTTTATTTGGATAATTAAGTTTCTGTCTTCATtactaacttttaaaatctagATTCTGGTCGCAGAATGATGATTTTCTGCTTCACCACATGTAGGACGGAGGGGTAagtggggaagaagaagaagggtgaAAAGGAACTGTCATTAAACCAGTCCCATACCAGGTCAGTGTTGGTGCGCATGGGTGCACCATTTTGCCTGCAACAAGAATTTCCCAAAAACCATTCCTCACTTTTTAAATACTTGGGCccagtgaaaaaaataaatgattccCTAAAAAACCatacaaatttatttgtttCACATATCTAAACTTTATGGGCTATCTACTATGGATAAACTAGGATTCAGATCAAAATACATGAATATTTTACGTTCTTAGCAAACTAGTACTCTTAAGTTAGTTATAGTTGCCAACACCACTAACTAAGATCTAGATCAAACTAGGATACATAAACTAACTAATATATGGAATGGCCAATTTGTTAGTGAATAGATATCATTATTACTCATGGGAACTTAAGAGCCAGCAATAGATTAGTGCTTTGTGACTAATGAGAACATTCAAGTGGAAACACTTTATAAGATAAACTACCACTTGGGGATAACAATAAACCTTCGACCAAGAGCTTTAGTTTTCAAATCTAAGTAAAAACATGTAAAGAAAAGCAACAAATACAACAAAGTAACGTAAACATATACAAGAAAGTAACGTAGAGCTGGAAGTTGAAAAACATTAGGAAAAAATGTCCAATCCTTTAATATGAGAAAGACCAAATCTTAGTTATATTAAAAATCTGCTTTGCATATGTGAGAATATGAGACACAAAAATCCCTAAAGTATCTCCTACGGTTACCAAACCAGAACACAGATAGTGATTGGCACAACCATAGACACACATAATGTCCATTTCGCTCAAGATTTCCATCAAACAGTTGTTGGGCAGAACCAAATAACTTAGTTACCTTCAATAAATGATTAAGAGAATACATTAATCCATACATAAATTATTGAACAACCATAACCCCATCTCAATGTCTCTCTTCTACCCAGAAAACCCAACTTAAACACATTTTATGTAATGGGTAACCAAAGAGATTGAGGCTGTGCGAAAACTTACCGTGATTTTGGAACTTTGGAGGTGAGCTAAACACGCACGCACGCACCTATGTATGACTTCGAATCACAGATTTCAGAAcgggtttagagagagagacggcTACGAAactgagagagtgagagagggagatcGGGCTATGgaagtgagagagggagagagggctcGAGGCTCTCTCGTACGAGAGAGGGGCGGCTTCCTTGCGTGCAGGAGAACAGAGGGATCGACGTAGGGCAACGGAAGTGAGATCGGAAGTCAGATCGGGATCGAGGGATCGACGTAGGGCAACGGAAGTGAGATCGGGATCGGGGTAGATGGAGGGCTCAAGCGGGAAGGACCAAAACTTTTGATTTTGTGTGTGTAGACGAAGTGGAGTGGGTCACGGATTGGGTCAGGGATCTGAAACCGTGACGTGGCGAACAGACCGGGTTCACCACGTCACGGAGTGTGGTGTGAAATGTTTGGACCGGCCTACGATTAgaatttctcataaaaatatatttataaattcatttatacaCCCAACAAACTTCCACATTAACTgcataaaaatataagtaaaattatttttatgcttGTAAAATAACCTATTTATAAAAGGAATAAATCTATGGGTGAACACTTTATCGACGTGGAAGTTTACTaagttaatttaaatataaatattactatttttaaatttttttttattttgtaaattatcTTGCAACATaactcttgaaaaaaaaataatgtcaaaTAGAGTCTTAGAATATATCAACTCTatactcttattttaaaaaaaataagatattttattaaaaaaataatttttatcaaatttcagatttactaaatttttttaatgagagtGAGCGAAAAGTGCAACATCatagaattaaaaatattatttctcaaaaaataaaaataaaaaacacttaaagtgccgtttggatagtaaattaagatgagatgaaagttaaataaaatattattagaatattattttttaaaattattattttttagaatttaaaaatatttgaattatttattataatttgtgtaaaaatttaataaaattataataattaaataaaataaattcagatcACTCTTCCATCCAAACCGGTTTGacaatacaaaattaaaggaaaaaatctatttatcatcttaaTTCTCATCATCATATGATTTAGCATTAGATGATAAGTTTACAaatgaaatatattaaataatctcaaattatctaatattatatcataaaataataaaaattaaaataataaataacgtTATTTAAATCGAAGCGTTTCATGGACAAGTTACAAGAGCCAAGGAGATACAACTATTCACATATGAGAAGCCCAGCCAGTCTCTTGCTAAACCAAACAATGTACCGTTTACAAAACTATAGCCTAGAGTCCGGCCCAACATACATGAAGCGTAGATTATAATTTAATCTCGCTGATATCAAGCAACATGATTCAATTAAGCATGTATACAAAAATGAGTCTTTGTCTCCTAGAAGCCTTAATTGGaaagattcttttaaattttaacgtgCAAGGAATGCAAGTAAGAAGCTTATCCTTTTTGTAGCTGTAAACTTTATCTGGGAGTGACCAGGCAAGCAAAAAAATACGATCCGTTGGCGTGCTGGAGTACTTTCCTAGCAACTTTCTTAAGTCTTTGCAACCATTTCCACACGTTAACGCGATTGGAAAACTTCAACTACGCTAAACagcatataaatatgcatttgtCCGGCAAATTGAAATTTCATCCTACTTGAAATCTCCGAGGTTGGTCATTTTCGGTGTCGTCCTTAAGGAAGAAAATCATTCAATATGCTCAGAACAGCTTCCGTTTCCTGCAACTTGCGGAGTATTCTTCAATTACTTCGTCATGACATGATATCTTGCTCCAGCTATACGTACCGGGGATACCGTCCGGTTTTTGCTGTAGATAAGTTTGAAAAAGGTTATTGGATGAACGGAGGGTTTCGGTTGTTCAGCACCAGTACTGGCGGAAACTGGACAAAACTCGATGGTAACGCGTACGTAATTACTCTTGCTTGATCATCATTAAGCTCTCCTCCAAATTGGCAAAtcttcctaaaaataaatttcagagTAATATAAActtctagttttttttattctagGGTCAAATTCAATCATGACAATGACAAGGTTGAAATATCAGCACCAGCACCAGCACCAGCGCCAGCACCTTCCCCTCCaaagttcatcttctttcgttGGTATGTACCCCGGCATCTACGAtttaatttttccagaaaaaatAGGACTAGTAGTTGATGAAATTACCTTAATTAACATGCAGGGCAAAATGGATCTTGGGATCTCTATTAGCTTTCTCGCTACCAATGTGGAATCGGGATTGGGGGAAACTACGAAGGATCGAAGGTATAATATGCTATGTTCTCGCTGCTGCTCTCGATCTATTTCCATCTATAATCTTAAATTGACTTTGTACTCGCAACTACAAAACAAGAAACACTTCTCCAAACTTGGCCTAACTAATTCAGTAAAACTGTTTGGGTAGATTGTGATTCACTCGCAATATTGTTGATGAAAAAGTAATGTATTGCCTCTGTGGAAATATTTGTAACGTTTTAGGAGAGGCGGAAATGGTGGTCGAAGAGGTTGAAATCGTGGCTGAAGTTGTAGAAAAGGTAGCTACTGTGGCAGAGAATGTCTCAGCAGAGTTTGCAGAAAAGCTTCCTGAAGATGGTAAACTCAAGGAAGCAGCTTTGTTCGTAGAACGTGTTTCAAAAGAGGCTGCCCATGATGCTCAACTAACAACAGATTTCATTCACAAGGTATtggaaatttcttttaaatttggaaACAGATTATGTCAAGATTGTGTATGACTCATCTAAAAGATGGAATCTGTGGGTAATTCATCTGATTGTGTAGAGAAATTTACTGGGTTTTACTTGATCAAAACATATATAGGTGGATGTGTTGAAGGAAGACTTGGAGGCACTGGTTGAACCCGTGATCGATAAGATATCGAAGCAAGAATCCGAAGCAGCCGGCAAGTAATGCGCagtggagggaaaaaaaaaagtaatgcagAGTGGAAAACAGCGAAGTTTGCATATACATACCATAATTATAatgattcttttggagaaacATGAATAATATTCCGAATATTCAGATTGTTTAGAGCTCAGAAGTACATGTCGTTTACTAATTTGACCTTTCTGTTAGCAATGTGAATATATAGAACGATATTGATCTTTTGTATCCTAATTAAACTGTTTAAACAACGTACATTGAATGCTATATTAATGCTTTTTATTCAAGTTATACAGACATTTAGTTCATTTCTTTACTAATTACTAGTGTACTGGTTGAGTtctaaatgtattattttaatttatgattttatgttTGATATGGGGACGGTCTAGAATATGTCCTGTAATAGATGCAAGTTTCTTTGAACAATGAAGGGGTTTAAACTTTAAACGATCTTAATCCGATGGACGGCATTTCCTATTGGATCGGCCGAGAAATAATTGTAAACTTCATGATCGCCAAAGAAGGGGTCTATTAATCAAAGTAGATTCAAATTCCATTCTCGGCCACCCCAAAAGTCACCCTATGGGCCTATAGTGATGCTTACGATAAAGGCTGAGTGTTGGGCTGAAGggacaaatataaaaataaaaatttatatatttatatatattaatcaaaaCTGTAAACGTACCGATATCTAATTAAAAAGCACGAATTAATTGGTCGCGAAACCTCAAAACAACCGCGACAATTACGTACTCAAAGTTCAAACACatcttcaaagttcaaactacGACTCATTACAACTCACCATTTAAGACGAGTTCTTTGTTACGTACTCATGACGTTATCCCTTCACTTGGATTGACGAAGTAAATTTGATGATAAATTAACGATATTACTCTCAATTATCATCGAaacttacatatataatatttgctctcaattaaaaaagaaaaaaaaaaagaaaaagaaattaatgaccCATGCACCAATATGCATGCCGAAGCCATGGTCGTTAAATATTGCTCCCATGTTGGCTATCGGAGCCACGGTTCCATGCACGGTACTGGGCCGTATTTAGTTGaatgatatataatttatgttatttaattttattccaagtgatcataataatatataatcatcCGAGTCAATGTTTATGGGTAGGGGACAACTTGTAACAAAATTAACGTTGGTTTTGAGGTAATTAACAACTCCTCACAAGTTTGGAGATGCGTTCAAACGATCTAAACGCCACTGGCGACTTCAATTTAATTTGTAGgccgaaaagaaagaaaatttatcGCACACTCTATTGTTTGACGAACTGGCTTCGTTAGATTTCCGGCACATCTCTCGTATTAAGataatctaataatatatagtatctCAATTATATGGTTAATTCCCTCTTTCATTCCTTTCCTCCCTGTCAATCGGGGAAGACAATGTCATCGAAAACCGTCACTGTGCATGCATCGATGTCTTGGAGCActgctttttttttgtttttcatatatCATTTCACCTGTATAATCCAACAGATGAACCAGGTCGTTTGATGATTTAATCGAAAGTCATCCaatattatcaacaaaataaacatacaGAATAAACAGTAGTAACAAAGGGCAATTCAAGAGACAGAAAACAGATCGTTAATTGAAGAGTGGCGACAACAAGATTACAGTCAAATGATACTAACATACTAAAACTATGATACGATCGATGACAAACATCAACATAAGAATTAAAACACCATTGGCAAACCCATCACCGTCTGCGAGATATGAAATTGTCCAAAACGCAGTCATAGAAAACAACGAGAGAAAGAGATCAGGCAGAAAGAAAATGGTAAAAATAGATAATGATAAGAGAAAATAAAGTACTACACGTGTTGTAGTGGTCCACTCTGTGCCGCGCATGCTGAGGAAGTTAAAAGCTTTACATGGCGAAAACGACAGTGAGGAGAACGACTGCCAGGGACCCAGAGCTGGCGAATC contains:
- the LOC122309427 gene encoding uncharacterized protein LOC122309427, encoding MASSASSCVVDDDFESPTCWCGLKAPLKTSQTNKNPGRKYYACPKYKYNTGEANCQFFIWADIFQLLESQKRTRDNAVRKRKDDVLLREYEVEEKEDKLIERERVLDNQEEKIMRMVLQYRCARISLCMYWVIPIVIIFGWFGP
- the LOC122311145 gene encoding uncharacterized protein LOC122311145, with the protein product MLRTASVSCNLRSILQLLRHDMISCSSYTYRGYRPVFAVDKFEKGYWMNGGFRLFSTSTGGNWTKLDGNAVKFNHDNDKVEISAPAPAPAPAPSPPKFIFFRWAKWILGSLLAFSLPMWNRDWGKLRRIEGEAEMVVEEVEIVAEVVEKVATVAENVSAEFAEKLPEDGKLKEAALFVERVSKEAAHDAQLTTDFIHKVDVLKEDLEALVEPVIDKISKQESEAAGK